The Candidatus Defluviibacterium haderslevense DNA window ACATCTCGGCAACATTGGATTTGTCTATCATGTACAGAAGAATTATCCCAAAGCACTGGACTATTCTTTCAACGCATTGAAGATTGCGGAAGAACTCGGAGATAAAAATGGAATTGCAATACATCTAAGCCGCATCGGATGTGTTTATACTGAAACAGGAAAGTTCGCAGAAGCAGAAGAGTATCTGAAAAAAGCAATTGCTATATATGACAGCATTGGCGATATGGATTTTTTAAGGCAATCTGAAGAATCACTATCTCATCTTTACGATACCACTGGCAGATACAAGCTCGCACTGGAGCATTACAAAAAAGCAATGGTATTAAAGGATACCCTTTTTAATATTGAGAAAAGCAAGGAAATAACCCGTAATGAAATGAATTATGAGTTTGAAAAAAAGGAATCTGCCACGAAAGCCGAATATGACAAGCAAATGGCCGTAGCAGATGTAGAAATTAAAAGACAAAAACTACTTAAGAACTTTTTGATTGGGGGTCTTGTTATGTTGTTGCTGCTTTCTTATTTCATTTATAACAACTTCCGAGCAGCGAGCAAGTTGAAGCTACAAAACATCCGTAACAAAATTGCAAGCGACCTTCACGATGATGTCGGCTCTACCTTAAACAGTATTTCGGTTTACAGCGAAGTGGCAAAACAAAAATCTCCGGCTGTGGTTGATGAACTGGAACAGATTGGAGAGGCATCAAGAAAAATAATTGAGGTGATGAGCGATATTGTCTGGACTATCAATCCAAAGAATGACACCTTTGAAAATATCATTTCACGCATGGGCACACTTGCTTACAACTTGCTAAAGGCAAAAAATATTGAACACACTTTTCAGGCAGATGAAAGTTTAGATGAGACAAAACTTTCCCTGGAATCAAGAAGAAATTTTTACCTGATTTTTAAAGAAACGCTTAACAATCTTGTAAAATACTCACAAGCTACGCGTGCATCTATTACCCTAACAAGTGAAAACGCCTTAGTAAAATTAGCCGTTCGGGATAACGGAATCGGGTTTGATGTTGCACAAACTTCAAAAGGAAACGGATTGCTCAACATGAAAGCCCGTGCTGAAGAAATGAAGGCGCAATTGAAAATAGAATCAGAAAAGGGAAGCGGAACAAACATTGAACTAATTTTTAAAGCATGAAAACATTGAGGGTAATTATTTTTGAAGATAACCGAAATTTACGTGAGGGATTGTTCCAGCTTATAAATGGAACTCCGGGATTTGAATGTGCCGGAGCGTTTGCCAACTGCACCAACATTGTAAATGATATCAGGCAAACAAACCCTGACGTTATTCTTATGGATATTGAAATGCCAGGCATATCTGGTATTGAGGCGGTTCTCATCGCGAAAGAAAAATTTCCTGAAGTCAAGATCCTGATGGAGACCATTTTTGATGACAACGATAAAATATTTCAGTCCATTTGTAACGGGGCAGAAGGGTATATTTTAAAAAGCACTCCACCAGTACTAATGCTTGATGCGATTAAAGAAGTTTATGAAGGCGGTTCTCCAATGACACCAAGCATAGCAAGGAAAGTCTTGAAGATGGTAAAACATAAACCATCGGCAGAAATACTGAATGATTTTGACCTTTCGGATAGGGAGAAAGAAGTTTTAAAATATCTCGTACAAGGAATGAGCTATAAGTTGATTGGTGCAACCTGTTTTATCAGTCCCGAAACGGTAAATGGTCACATCAAAAACATTTATAAAAAGTTGCAGGTTCATTCCAAATCGGAAGCGGTGGTGAAAGCGATAAAGGGGAGGATTGTGTGAGATCTGTTGTAAGCACTATGCTTCAATCGGAGCAGGCGCGGTAAGGTAAAATAAATGTGCAGCAAGCCATATTTTAAAATATGAAAAGTATGCAGTTCTTTTATTATTATAGAAGTGATAGTCCAAACGGCATTGTTGGCTTTAATAAGAATAATGAAAACATTATAAATGATTTCATAAAGTTTTTTTGGCGCACAACGTCTGGAGATTCTTCCCATAACGTTTCTGACGAATGCCAAATATAAGACATTTTTTAAGAATTAAGCTTTAGATCAAAAATAAGCCTTAATCGATATGGAGAGTACTCATGTTATGCACAGTGTGATCTAACAAGCACAATAATAAGATATTTTTACTCCTTCTTTAACTTTTAAAAGAAAGTAGTGGCAAGATCCCTCTATGTCAAAGTTTAGATTTTTATCTGTTGATTTCCAAACAGAAATCAGATCTTGCAAGTTTGAGTTATCCTTTATAGCAAATTTTTGAGTATAGAATTTTATAATTGTAAATACTTCATATAAATCTATGTTTGGTATAAATACTTCAATATTAAAAAACTCACCACTTGTATATTTATATCTATAATTATTTAATAATCTAGGTTCAAATAAACAATTTTTATAATCCTTAAACTTATTTTGAATACAAATTGTATCAAAAATATCTGATGATCTGTTTTTATATAAAAAGTATTCGAATCCGTCTTTAAATGTGGTGTCTGGTTCTAATTTTAAAAAGTTTATTTTATTTACATATCCTGAAATAGAATCATACTTTATCTTGTACCATCTTTCATTATAAACCAATTGAATTTTATTGTAAATTCCTGTGTCCAATATTTTAATGTTAGATTTTGCAATAGTTATACTATCTAAAATGATAAATTTACCAAAAGGAATTTTACATAATATTTTTGAGTTTAATGTTGGATCATTTCTCAAGTACGCTCCTGAATAATTCCAATTATATAGTGTATCTCCAAGTTGGAAATTCGCTTTAATTAAGCAACTATTTAAGGATAACAAACAAAAAATAAGTATTTTCATAATGTGACTAACGGTCTAGGCTACCCACTGGCAGGATCATTGAGTAATGGTCTTGTTCCAGGTAACTAGATTTCAAAGATACATCTTTCATTCTTTATATTCGTGAACCTGCTAGTGGGTAGCTTATGTTATCAGGATTTGTTCAATTCAATTGGAATGTTCCATATTCAGATTTCCAGAATCCCTCACTATTTTCACCTGCTTTTCCAATTAAATACACTTTGTATGTACCGGCCTTAAAACCGGAGATATCTACTTTCAAATACTCAACCCCTTTCCATGATTCATATGGCAACCTTATATTTAATGCCAATTCCTTATATACTCCATTTCCATTAACCATGTTCTCAATGATTATAAGAGGGACCTCTTTGATTGTCTCTTTTCCATAATTATAATTAATTCCAAATGACAAGGTCAGCTTTGTTGTATCAACATATACTTGATATAAATCCATGAATATTCTTAAATCGTTACCCACAAATTCTTTCCATTCTTCTTGCGTGGAATTATGTACAATAAAATATGCCAGATTACTCCTATATTCCGATGGAACTTCATTTAAGTAAATTCTCTTTATTAACTGCAGGGCCTCGAGATCAATACGATGCTCTAGAATACCATCCATTGGGTTTGAAAGCGCACTCACAATTTTAAATGCAAATAATTTAAAGTTTTCATTTGACAGTAGAGGTATAATTTTATCTCTAATTTCCTTTTGCTTTGCTTTTTGAAATTTAAGTATAGATGCTGAAGGAATTGGGTAGTTATTTTCATATACTTTCCTACAAGCTCCAACTAAAAAGGAAAGTGCCTGCTTTCGATCTATTGTTAAGTTTAATTCATTGAGAGCAGTAGATGTTAAGAAATCGATATCAGAATAGGTAGCAAAGGATTTTCTACCATAGTCATCCAAAATGCCGGTATACCCAATCCAGTCTACTTCAATTGGAAACCTAACTTCTCGGAAGAGTTTGCTTGCGAGCCATGTGTCTTTGGAAATATTCGCTTCAGTGATCCTCTTGAAAATGTCATATTCTATGGAGCCCCAACCGCAATCCTCATTTAATCCACATCGTTTACCAAACTCCTGTCTATTTGCGGCTAGCCATTGAAAAAGCAATTGATTTCGAACAACAGAATCGTGGAGATTTCTAATTTCTTGTATAGCACGAATTCTATTATCCACAGATTCAATTCTTTGCTTCAAATTACTCCATGACATCGTATCATTTAGTGGAGAAAAAGTAAACTTTCCAGGAATTTTATACTGAAATGGTACTAATATTTTACCGCTTACCAATAGGCGAAATCCAGAGAAAGTAGCATTGTATTTTCCTTCTTTATCAACACTAATATAAACCATTATGGACTCGGCCTGCTCAAAACCAACGGTTTTCCTTTGAAATTCATCTGTTCCTGTGGAATATATTCTCTCAAGACCATTTATTTCAAATGTATCCAAGAAAGGTTTGTTGGAGTTTATTTCATGACCACAAAACTTATAAATGCCATTGGAGTTCGACAAGTATTTTACCTCCATTACTTTATCTGATTTTATGGACAATTCCACAATAGACAATGTTGGAAATATCGCAGCCTGAACATGATTGAGAATGATTACTAAAACAAGGATTAAAAATATTCTTTTCTTTTTCATACCTGATAACGTTCCGTCGCTTCTCGTCAGTTGCGAACCTCGGAACTTTTTATTTTCCGTTAAAGATAAAAATTCTTGCGAAACGCAAACATGAACTTACAACAAAATTCGCAATTGCGAGAAACGGCTGTTGTAAGCAGTTTTATTTTGTTTCGTAATCATACTTTCCTTTTTCATATTCGTCTAATTCGGCGTCATTCTTTCCAAACAATATTTTTGAAAAGTGTCTATATTCGACTAACTTCTTTTTTCTCAATAAATCAGTTATCAAATAATAAACAAAAGGATGCTTTAAATCCTATAACTTTAATTTTGAATATCGCTTTCTTGATTTTGGATATTGCTCCCAAAACCTTTTATAATCATCATAAATTTTGTCCGTTACTTTCTCAATTATTTCAGTCAAAAGTTCTTTTGGAATTTCATTATTTGAAACTCCATTATAATACTCTTCAATTTCCAAGTGGAAATTTTTCTTAGGTTCTATTTTATTTTCAGTTCTCCAGAACATCAGTTCTCAAAATTGCTTATAACATTTGGGTTCCCAAAAGTTCATTTGAGAGTTTCTTGAATATCGCTTATATAATTTGGTAATTAAATCATTCATAATGAAATAGTTAATTTACAATCTTGATCTTTTATTTTTTAATTTAAATAGTTTGACTATTCTAAATTAATTAGAAAATTCAATCTATTTAAGATATATCCATGACATTCATCACATACGAATGATAGAATTGTATTTTTTAAATCCTTCTAACCTTCAGAAACATGATCTAAAATAAATTACCTTCTATGTATAAATTGCAGTTCTACCTTTTACATGACAAATATATCAAAACTTATCTATAGGTAAAGACATTCTTACAAAATAAATTTTTGTAAACTAATTCAGTGGGTAACTAATCTTTTGTATCAAGCCAAGAATTGGTTCCGAATCTATTGTATGAATTGGAATTCAAATTCTTCTAGCGGACTGAATAGCTTCCTTTTAAAAGAAATGATCTATAATAGAAACCAATAATTCCCAGCCAACTCAGATCAGAATGTTCTAATTCTTCCTAGGGTCATTTTTGAATTGCTGAATCCAGGGTTTTGTATAGGACAATTATTCTTTTTTACCAAGTAATTAAACATTTTTTGTATTTTTTAAAGAATATTTCACCACGATTACTCCACGACTATTCCACGACTTATCCTCGTATAATTCGCATATGTTCCGCTACTGGGATTTCTCCCTGACAATAATATTTACATATTCAAATTCGTTTAAGTAATGAGAGCAAAATGTTTTTTGATCCTGATCAAAAAACATGGTAATTATTTTAACACTATAATTTTTTAAGTATGGGACGCCAAATCGGATTAATCAAAATCTCAGGTAAATTCAATGATCTGAGTTTTTACAAAAGTAAAGATGGGTACATCGTTCGCACCAAAGGAGGATCCAGTAAAGCCCGAATCAAAACAGATCCTGCCTTCGCTAGAACTCGGGAGAATAATCAAGAGTTTGCAGAAGTAAATCATTCAGGTAAATGGATTCGCACATCCTTTAGAAACATTACAGCTAATGAATCAGATGCTTTAGTTGTAAGTCGAATGGTGACGCAGCTTTCTAAAGTGATAAAGTTGGATACCATTAATCTGCGTGGATCTAGAAAAGTTGGGATGGGTTTATCTACAATGGAGGGTAAGAAATTATTGAAGGGATTTAATTTCAATAAAGAGTCCTTATTGAGTAAAGTTTTTAAATCCAAATATCTAGTGGATAGTGCAAGTGGGGTGGTGCGTATTCCGGATTTCATACCTAAGCAAGATTTGGTTTGTCCTGCTTCAGCGACTCATTGCAGGATTGAAA harbors:
- a CDS encoding tetratricopeptide repeat protein; protein product: MKNFLRLISVLLLCGVLFNAAQAQKQQKIDSLMNLLKTAKEDTNKVNHLYNLGRELMYSNPDTAMILGNQALSLSEKATSKKHIADSYHIIALAYFLKGNYPSSLENNFKALALREELADKSGVAKSLGNIGNSYMHQADYPKALDYYFKGLKMLEELADKMGIAIHLGNIGNAYYYQSNYTKALDYYFEALKMNEKIGNKNGIAMWLGNIGVVYWKQKEYPKALDNYFKALKMHEEFGNKQGIETCLANIGSVYSEQGDKPKALDYFFKALKIAEELGNRNGISAHLGNIGFVYHVQKNYPKALDYSFNALKIAEELGDKNGIAIHLSRIGCVYTETGKFAEAEEYLKKAIAIYDSIGDMDFLRQSEESLSHLYDTTGRYKLALEHYKKAMVLKDTLFNIEKSKEITRNEMNYEFEKKESATKAEYDKQMAVADVEIKRQKLLKNFLIGGLVMLLLLSYFIYNNFRAASKLKLQNIRNKIASDLHDDVGSTLNSISVYSEVAKQKSPAVVDELEQIGEASRKIIEVMSDIVWTINPKNDTFENIISRMGTLAYNLLKAKNIEHTFQADESLDETKLSLESRRNFYLIFKETLNNLVKYSQATRASITLTSENALVKLAVRDNGIGFDVAQTSKGNGLLNMKARAEEMKAQLKIESEKGSGTNIELIFKA
- a CDS encoding response regulator transcription factor; translated protein: MKTLRVIIFEDNRNLREGLFQLINGTPGFECAGAFANCTNIVNDIRQTNPDVILMDIEMPGISGIEAVLIAKEKFPEVKILMETIFDDNDKIFQSICNGAEGYILKSTPPVLMLDAIKEVYEGGSPMTPSIARKVLKMVKHKPSAEILNDFDLSDREKEVLKYLVQGMSYKLIGATCFISPETVNGHIKNIYKKLQVHSKSEAVVKAIKGRIV
- a CDS encoding SH3 domain-containing protein, translating into MKILIFCLLSLNSCLIKANFQLGDTLYNWNYSGAYLRNDPTLNSKILCKIPFGKFIILDSITIAKSNIKILDTGIYNKIQLVYNERWYKIKYDSISGYVNKINFLKLEPDTTFKDGFEYFLYKNRSSDIFDTICIQNKFKDYKNCLFEPRLLNNYRYKYTSGEFFNIEVFIPNIDLYEVFTIIKFYTQKFAIKDNSNLQDLISVWKSTDKNLNFDIEGSCHYFLLKVKEGVKISYYCAC